The Bacteroides ovatus genomic interval TTTATAATAGAGAAGTTCTACCTATTAATATTTAATTATTATATAATTCTTTTATTTCACTTTCTGATAATATTCTTTCGTACAAAATAAAATCATCCAGATAACCATTTAAAAAGTTTTCAGGGGCAAATGCTCCATTAGTAAAGCGATAATTACAACCAATGTAATATGGCCAATTATCAACTACTTTGTCAATAACCCCTTTCTTTTCAATAACTTTTTCTCCGTCTATATAAAGATAACTATCCCTTTTGCCATCAACTTTTTGATAAACACAAACATAATGATGCCATTCACCATCATCCATCCGTTTTCCTTCATATTCAGCCCAGTTTCCAGCCTTACCTTTATATTCTACGCAGAACACAACAGTTTTACCACTAGTATCAAGTCTGAACCAACTTTGTCTTGGGACAGGATCAGTATATGTAGCACCAGGACCAACACCTTGATGGAATATAGCATTCTTTCCAGTCATATTTGAAGTCTTCACCCAGAATGCAACAGTAAACTCACTCTCCGTATAGTGGCTCTTTAACCCTTCTTCAGGAATAGACAATATTGAATAATTTTCTTTATCTCCCTGGAAATGAGCAGCGAATCTACATTCAGCACTTTCGCCAGAAAAACGTGCCGGAGCATTATAGACATTTGCCCCAGTTCCTCCTATAAGTTCTTCAGGGTTCAATTGATTGGGACCTATATCTTTATTATCACCATCGAATGGTAAATATAACACTAGTTTTTCTGCAGAAATGACATATACGTATCCTTCTTTCTCTTTTACGGAACTGTTCACCGAGTTTTTGACCGTTAACGTCACTTTATATTTTCCAGGATTTACATACTGCACCACAGGATTCTGATCTGTTGAAACAGAAGGATTACCTCCTTCAAAAGTCCATTTCCAGTCTTCCACCATTCCCAATGTTTTATCTAAAAAGTGAATATATCCTCCGGCATATGTATTCCGGCATTGTGCTCCAAAATCTGCGGCAATCGCATTCTTATCAATAACAGTGATATAATCCACCATTACTTTATCAGAAGATGCTTTCGGATTTTTTGCCACTAATTTAACCGTATAAATTCCCGGAGAGAACATCATTTGTGGATTTTGTTCTGTTGAAGTAATAATTTCTCCACCTTCTTTAGGAGTAAAACTCCACAACCATTCATTAGGATAGCCTTTAGATAAATCTTTGAAAGATATAATATCTTCATTTGTTGCAGTAGTCTTATCTGCAGAGAAGTTGGCTGTTATCTGAGATGGGTAGTTGACAGTAATATATTGTTCTTTCACAATTTCATTAACATTGCTTCCTCGTCCAACAGACAAAATGACAGAATAAACTCCAGGTTTATTGTACACAACACTAGGACTGAATAAGACCGAAGTCTCCGGTTCTCCTCCATCAAAATGCCAGTTCCACTTAGTCGGTTCACCGATAGAAGCATCTTTGAAAGTGACACTTTCACCCATTGTGACTTCCTGAACATTCGATTCAAATGCTGCCTGTAATGATTGCAAATCATCTTCAGAACAAGCAGACAATACTATCATAACGACACACTGTAATAAATATAAAACTTTTCTTTTCATATCAGTGATATATTAAATTCATTGTATTTTATTAATTCTAATTCTCTCAAAACTAATCTTTTCGTATAGCTTTGAGCTGCCATTTTCATATAAAATTCCTATTTCATTATCAGAGAACATTACGATATCAGAATAGGCGAAGCCCCACTATATACGACATATCCTGCCGACCATGTTTTACCATTATCCGCACTTTTCTTTATACTCATATTTATGCGTGTTAAACTTATATCTGTATTCTCCTGCACATCAGAACAGGAAAATAAAAACAGTCTGAACAATATGTATTGACACCAATTCATTGTATCGATTTTATATTGACAACTTTAAAAGCCAATCCATCTGTATATCTTTTTTCTCCACCTTCATATATAAGAGCAATCTGTGAATCAGAGAGTTCAACCAAATCCGAATAACCAGAGTTTCCTTCATACACAATATATTGCCCTTTCCAACTTTTTCCACCATCAGAGCTTTTCTTAATAGTCATATTAATACGTTCTGTAGCAGAAGCTGCATTTGAGAGAAAAACAGATTGTCCTATTGATAGTATACTACCCTGACATTTACAATCTATTTGATCGTTGCTAGCTTGAGGATTAGACCACGTTATACCACCATCCTGACTAATACTATTTTTTCGGTAGAATCCTTCATCCGCTCTCATATTCAACATTAAAGTTCCCTCTCCTATTTCAGCAACAGAACATTCGCCAACACCACTAACCGGAGTTGGTTCACCTGGTTTCCATGTCTTTCCGTAATCATCAGAATAAATAATATGCGAATAACTTTTTACTTTTCCATTTTCCCTAGTAGTAAAATAGTTTGGAGCAATTAAACGTCCCCTATTGGTCCCTTTCTGAATTTGAATACCATGACAAGGTCCAGTAGCGTACCAATCCCATTTTTCTTTTTTCACAGCAGAAGTTATCTCAACAGGAGATGCCCAAGTGACACCGTCATCATCCGAATAGGTATAATACGGACGCCGAGTGTTTTCTCCGGTTCCATTGGTTATTGTTCCCCACTTATCTGTTTGATAATTCCATGTCATTAACAAATGTATTCTACCTTTATCATCAACAATCGGAACAGGATTTCCACAAGTATTCTGCCCATCATCCCATATCATTATTTGTTTACTCCATGTTTTTCCATTATCAGACGAACGCTTAACAACAAGATCTATATCTCCACTGTCTCCATTACTTCTAGCTTTTCTAGCCTCTGCAAATGCCAATAAGGTATTACTCTGCGTTTTAACAATAGCAGGTATTCTATAGACTTCATATCCGTCTACTCCCTGACTATAGACATAATCGAATTGGGATGCTGGAACTTCCTCTTCAGGTGAAGGTGGAACCGGAGTATCTTGTGAATCATCATCTTTTTGACAAGCCTGTGTAAATAGGCTCGTCATAAGAAATATACATGTCAGAATCTTATAAGTTTTCATATCCTTGGGTTTGTTTCAGATTAGGATTAATATTCATATCACTTAGTGGAATTGCGAGATATAATGGAATAATAATATTATCAATAGCTTTCTTTTTCAAGTTCGGAACTTCCTGATAGACATCTATTGTTCCACCAAAATGGAATCTGAGAAGATCAGGCCATCTTTTCCTTTCAAGATATAATTCTCTTGCACGCTCATTCAGAATCTCCTTTTCCACTACTTTTTTATCCGTACTTCCATTATAAATACCTATCTTAGCACGATCCCTGACTTTATTTAACTCAATGATAGCCTGCGGTGTCTGATTCAATGCTGCATAAGCTTCGGCCTTGAACAAATACATCTCTGCAAGTCGATAAATGATAATATCCGAATCATAGGTACGATCACCTTCTGTTTTTGTCCCCTTCATCTTATTATCGAAAATACCGATCTCATTTCCTCCCGCATCCTTAGCTATTATAAAAGACTCTTTTGTTCTAATATCAGTGGGATTAGCATAAAAAAGATCTATTAAAAAAGAGCTTGGTGCATAAGTACTGCGAGCCCCACCTTTTGCATAAGGTATTTCATCTTTATTTACTGCCTTTTCCACAAATACATCTCTTGGCTTCAAACTTTGACTATATTGGGCTTCCTTTTCATAAATCTCAAAGTGAATAGTCCATATCACTTCTTTTCCATATTTAGTACCATAAATATCGGCAAAATTGTCTTCAAAAGAAAGACCTTTACTTGCTAAATCAGCATAAGTGATAACATCTTTCAAATCCTGCTCAGAACCATTCAAGACTTTCGCTTTCCATAACAAAATATCGGCTTTCAGTGCATAACATGCCGGTTTTGAGGCTCTTCCTTTTCCATTCGTATAACTTTCTTCCGGGAAGAGATTGATTGCTGCATTCACATCACTTAGAGCCCGTTCTAAAACTTGCTCTGCCGGCTCCCTTGCTAATTTAGGCTTATTGGAACTTTCTGTCGGTTCCAGTTCTATAGGAGCATCTCCCCATATACGAGCTACACAGAAATACATATATCCCCTTATGCAATATGCTTCTGCCAACAGCCTGTTTTTATCAGATTCCACTCCAAAACTTATTCCAGGAGTATACTTTAATAACATATTACAATGCTGAATTACCGAATAATAACTTGACCAACCATATCCGTTTTGTGAAGTCAGATTCTGCGCCCACAAATTCGATGGACCACCTTCCAGACCTGTTGTAAAAGCATCTCCTCTATCTTCAAAATGAAGAGTTGAATTAGAAGTATCACGTAACTTAGTATAAATACCTATCAAATAGCTTTCTACATCCCCCTTTGTATTCCAGTACCCGTCTCCCGTTATACTTGAAACTGTATCTACATCCAACAAATTGCATGAATGTAACAAAAACAATGAAATTCCTAATAATATTGATTTAATTTGTTTCATAATTACAAGTCTTATTTAATTAGAAATTAATTTTTACTCCCATATTATATTGTCTTGGCCTTGGGTATACCCCATAATCCACTCCGGTATATATTTCAGGAAACATACCATCATATTTCTTTATATAACCTATGTTATATGCTCCAGCAAAAACTTCCACTCCACTCAATCTTATTTTTCTAACCCAAGTTGATGGTAGCATATAGCTTAAAGACACTTCTCTAAATGCCAGATAATCTCCTTTACTAAAATACAGGCTATTGTTGGTACTCCCACTTTCAGAACTGCCTATTTGATTATCCCATCTCATATGATTTCGATATTGATAATCGTAATCACTTTGAACTGTATATTTAGGATATTTCGTTCCATCATTCGCACTTTGCCAGGAATTGGTCATTGCGTCTTTTATGGCATTATTGTTATTACGTGAACTACCCATTATCTGTCCTTTAAAACCATTATCTATCACATGTCCCATAGCCCA includes:
- a CDS encoding PKD domain-containing protein, with the protein product MKRKVLYLLQCVVMIVLSACSEDDLQSLQAAFESNVQEVTMGESVTFKDASIGEPTKWNWHFDGGEPETSVLFSPSVVYNKPGVYSVILSVGRGSNVNEIVKEQYITVNYPSQITANFSADKTTATNEDIISFKDLSKGYPNEWLWSFTPKEGGEIITSTEQNPQMMFSPGIYTVKLVAKNPKASSDKVMVDYITVIDKNAIAADFGAQCRNTYAGGYIHFLDKTLGMVEDWKWTFEGGNPSVSTDQNPVVQYVNPGKYKVTLTVKNSVNSSVKEKEGYVYVISAEKLVLYLPFDGDNKDIGPNQLNPEELIGGTGANVYNAPARFSGESAECRFAAHFQGDKENYSILSIPEEGLKSHYTESEFTVAFWVKTSNMTGKNAIFHQGVGPGATYTDPVPRQSWFRLDTSGKTVVFCVEYKGKAGNWAEYEGKRMDDGEWHHYVCVYQKVDGKRDSYLYIDGEKVIEKKGVIDKVVDNWPYYIGCNYRFTNGAFAPENFLNGYLDDFILYERILSESEIKELYNN
- a CDS encoding RagB/SusD family nutrient uptake outer membrane protein, coding for MKQIKSILLGISLFLLHSCNLLDVDTVSSITGDGYWNTKGDVESYLIGIYTKLRDTSNSTLHFEDRGDAFTTGLEGGPSNLWAQNLTSQNGYGWSSYYSVIQHCNMLLKYTPGISFGVESDKNRLLAEAYCIRGYMYFCVARIWGDAPIELEPTESSNKPKLAREPAEQVLERALSDVNAAINLFPEESYTNGKGRASKPACYALKADILLWKAKVLNGSEQDLKDVITYADLASKGLSFEDNFADIYGTKYGKEVIWTIHFEIYEKEAQYSQSLKPRDVFVEKAVNKDEIPYAKGGARSTYAPSSFLIDLFYANPTDIRTKESFIIAKDAGGNEIGIFDNKMKGTKTEGDRTYDSDIIIYRLAEMYLFKAEAYAALNQTPQAIIELNKVRDRAKIGIYNGSTDKKVVEKEILNERARELYLERKRWPDLLRFHFGGTIDVYQEVPNLKKKAIDNIIIPLYLAIPLSDMNINPNLKQTQGYENL
- a CDS encoding sialidase family protein, with translation MKTYKILTCIFLMTSLFTQACQKDDDSQDTPVPPSPEEEVPASQFDYVYSQGVDGYEVYRIPAIVKTQSNTLLAFAEARKARSNGDSGDIDLVVKRSSDNGKTWSKQIMIWDDGQNTCGNPVPIVDDKGRIHLLMTWNYQTDKWGTITNGTGENTRRPYYTYSDDDGVTWASPVEITSAVKKEKWDWYATGPCHGIQIQKGTNRGRLIAPNYFTTRENGKVKSYSHIIYSDDYGKTWKPGEPTPVSGVGECSVAEIGEGTLMLNMRADEGFYRKNSISQDGGITWSNPQASNDQIDCKCQGSILSIGQSVFLSNAASATERINMTIKKSSDGGKSWKGQYIVYEGNSGYSDLVELSDSQIALIYEGGEKRYTDGLAFKVVNIKSIQ